One window of Hujiaoplasma nucleasis genomic DNA carries:
- a CDS encoding ABC transporter permease — translation MVLSIILTLNYVLIKSAPEYPPQDTNQKEIYYTQQFNRGYMTKYTEENADIVTAIKNNEMNETGKTAYLRDKRNPVITVFEPVPVSKQYYIWVKDILTEWDWGTSTKYSFGTPVFDILKERIPVTLRLNLVALFFYIPIGFGLGILAALKKNSVTDNAISLTVMIFISIPSFVTMTFLLMLFGYSLEWVPTQFVSSQADFGKQVASMILPVMGLSFGAIASLTRFTRAELTEVLTSEFLLLARTKGLTKNQAVIRHAMRNSLVPLVPGIIGSFVGLLSGSVVIELIYGIPGTGRVYIKAITRGEYDYNLAVGTTAFYTIISLFAVLLVDLSYGIVDPRIRMGAKK, via the coding sequence GTGGTTTTGTCTATTATTTTGACTTTAAACTATGTGCTAATCAAAAGTGCGCCAGAATATCCACCACAAGATACGAATCAAAAAGAAATTTATTATACTCAACAGTTTAATCGAGGTTACATGACCAAGTATACTGAAGAGAATGCTGACATCGTTACAGCAATCAAAAATAACGAAATGAATGAAACAGGCAAAACTGCATATCTAAGAGATAAACGTAATCCAGTGATTACGGTTTTTGAACCTGTACCAGTATCTAAACAATACTATATTTGGGTCAAAGATATTCTTACAGAATGGGATTGGGGAACTTCAACAAAATACTCATTTGGTACACCGGTTTTTGATATTTTGAAAGAAAGAATTCCTGTAACATTAAGATTAAATCTAGTGGCTTTATTCTTTTATATTCCAATTGGATTTGGATTAGGAATTTTAGCTGCCTTGAAAAAGAATAGTGTGACAGACAATGCCATTTCATTGACGGTTATGATTTTTATCTCCATACCGAGTTTTGTTACTATGACATTCTTACTTATGCTGTTTGGTTATTCATTAGAATGGGTGCCAACACAGTTCGTATCCAGTCAGGCCGACTTTGGAAAACAAGTCGCCAGTATGATTTTACCGGTTATGGGGCTTTCCTTCGGAGCTATTGCTAGTTTAACTCGTTTTACTAGGGCGGAATTAACAGAAGTATTAACTTCAGAGTTTTTATTGCTAGCTAGAACTAAAGGTTTAACAAAAAATCAAGCAGTAATTAGACATGCTATGAGAAATTCATTAGTTCCATTAGTACCTGGAATTATTGGGTCTTTTGTTGGTTTATTAAGTGGATCTGTTGTTATTGAGTTAATTTATGGTATTCCAGGAACTGGTAGGGTTTATATTAAAGCGATTACCAGAGGTGAATATGATTATAATTTAGCTGTAGGTACAACTGCATTCTATACAATCATTTCTCTATTTGCTGTATTATTAGTTGACTTATCTTATGGTATAGTCGATCCTAGAATTAGAATGGGGGCGAAGAAATAA
- a CDS encoding ABC transporter substrate-binding protein — translation MKKLLMFLLAAFLFVGIAACNGDETTLEPTDAPTTTEAPTEEPTEAPTEEPTQAPTDEPTTDETDPILEDPTYDYYVTGNFAGWADAFGVAQYKFEATRVSDPELAEVSSQIQDATLLYSIDVILPAEGAGWDVTYTIDGTETTFDGNLTLKFARIQMMDGEAIPTWWAPSPESGQVYNLTPETLFIPNYIDPASSSYDPELGTGNWNDNPVVFVPGEYRVVFALVNGQRWLGAILLEEYETTETPTTELQFPEDPTYPTGLYNYKFQTSEVRHTFMAAAEKFLMNNMYGGVPLFANGGFALYSPRLQLPVDAYIPVMGYGTGFATMSADDSTVLMADGEPGNVGEYTYRTANTTNPVTWNQWLYDTSTDSDYMGIYMDAPYAYHFNAEKTGYEVVPSMMASNPIPVDSNITPTGKEVSTKWNFEVRQDLEWFFHPDTDISYITDTTIDAEDFVETFKLALTNNWFRAVSGGGDFLNETTGLVGAEAFADDPTEANWANVGIKLIDDYTFQFEFLNEQSEWNVRYFMSSFVMTPIQLEMYEELGDVDDGGTYGTSNTTIAYHGAYYVDYYEADKTLVYKENTNYHSPDEYFYTGYEIQIIPDAAIRFQEFEAGKLESVSLPTENYDDYKNHPGLKRIPGATTFRMMINGLGTVTAQQEQFPGSTWVPEPLLANDDFKMALFFAIDRKYLAETVLKTSQTQMYLFSDAYLVEAEEGVPYRQTPQGQTVGEGLAPGQNGYNKDAAIAYWELAIEKLVADGVYAEGDTIELDFYVFSGSEAQTLLGQYIKATFESTFIHYGLDVNVVINVEPKDFPGIYYEYMMTGNFDLSIGGISGSTLDAASFLDVFADDNRGGFTLNWGIDTSTAEIPVKYVTHDYDANGNIVESYAHYEMWSFNAITSILNGQKYIQDGEEALAPSPEFTEILPTEFTFRIDEFNNTAYTNITYTIEEYGQDSEEYYVYNGLEDIPATSDTITITGTQAYPYDYQIIIKYDLASGENEEPFMTSTWQYSGKFVRTVETTDTTATVTLDVRDNAAREFLAGSVQLFLAADDTEVTTATITINANVVTITGLTAETEYYITFDTNEGFTDEYVLYYMYADVVTTATPA, via the coding sequence TTGAAAAAATTATTAATGTTTTTGTTAGCAGCTTTTCTATTTGTTGGAATCGCTGCATGTAATGGAGACGAAACAACGTTAGAGCCAACAGATGCTCCAACAACAACAGAAGCGCCTACTGAAGAACCAACAGAAGCGCCTACTGAAGAACCAACTCAAGCTCCAACTGATGAACCAACTACAGATGAAACTGATCCTATTTTGGAAGATCCAACTTATGATTATTATGTAACTGGTAACTTTGCTGGTTGGGCTGACGCTTTCGGAGTAGCTCAATATAAATTTGAAGCTACAAGAGTAAGTGACCCAGAATTAGCTGAGGTAAGTTCTCAAATTCAAGATGCTACATTATTATATAGCATCGACGTGATATTACCAGCTGAAGGTGCTGGATGGGACGTTACATATACAATTGACGGAACTGAAACTACTTTCGACGGTAATTTAACACTTAAATTTGCTCGTATCCAAATGATGGATGGCGAAGCAATTCCTACTTGGTGGGCTCCATCTCCTGAGAGTGGACAAGTTTATAACTTGACTCCAGAAACTTTATTCATACCTAATTATATCGATCCAGCTTCTTCAAGCTATGATCCTGAATTAGGAACAGGAAACTGGAATGACAACCCTGTAGTGTTTGTTCCTGGTGAATACAGAGTAGTATTTGCTTTAGTGAACGGACAACGTTGGTTAGGTGCAATTCTTCTTGAAGAATATGAAACTACTGAAACTCCAACTACAGAATTACAATTCCCAGAAGATCCAACTTATCCAACTGGTCTTTATAACTATAAATTCCAAACTTCAGAAGTTAGACATACTTTCATGGCTGCAGCTGAAAAATTCTTGATGAACAATATGTATGGTGGTGTTCCTCTATTCGCTAATGGTGGATTCGCATTATACTCACCAAGACTTCAGTTACCTGTGGACGCATACATTCCAGTAATGGGATATGGTACAGGATTTGCAACTATGTCAGCTGATGACTCTACAGTATTAATGGCGGATGGTGAACCAGGAAACGTTGGTGAATACACTTATCGTACTGCTAATACTACTAACCCTGTAACTTGGAACCAATGGTTATATGATACTTCAACAGACTCTGATTACATGGGAATCTATATGGATGCTCCATATGCTTACCATTTCAATGCAGAAAAAACTGGTTATGAAGTTGTTCCATCTATGATGGCATCTAACCCAATCCCTGTTGATTCAAATATTACTCCAACAGGTAAAGAAGTTTCAACTAAATGGAACTTTGAAGTTAGACAAGATTTAGAATGGTTCTTCCATCCTGACACTGATATTTCATATATCACAGATACTACTATTGATGCAGAAGATTTTGTTGAAACATTCAAATTAGCTTTAACAAACAACTGGTTCCGCGCTGTTTCTGGTGGTGGAGACTTCTTAAACGAAACTACAGGCCTTGTTGGCGCTGAAGCGTTCGCAGATGATCCTACAGAAGCAAACTGGGCTAATGTTGGTATTAAATTAATTGATGACTATACTTTCCAATTTGAATTCTTAAATGAACAATCAGAATGGAACGTAAGATACTTCATGTCTTCATTTGTTATGACCCCTATCCAATTAGAAATGTATGAAGAATTAGGTGACGTTGACGACGGCGGTACTTATGGTACTTCTAATACAACAATTGCTTATCATGGTGCATACTATGTAGATTATTATGAAGCAGACAAAACTTTAGTTTATAAAGAAAACACTAATTATCATAGTCCAGATGAATATTTCTATACTGGATATGAAATACAAATTATTCCTGATGCTGCAATTAGATTCCAAGAATTCGAAGCTGGTAAATTAGAATCTGTTTCATTACCAACTGAAAACTATGATGATTACAAAAACCATCCTGGTTTAAAACGTATACCTGGGGCAACTACATTCAGAATGATGATTAATGGATTAGGTACAGTAACTGCTCAACAAGAACAATTCCCAGGATCAACTTGGGTTCCAGAACCATTATTAGCTAATGATGATTTCAAAATGGCATTATTCTTTGCTATTGACAGAAAATATTTAGCTGAAACAGTTCTTAAAACAAGCCAAACACAAATGTACTTATTCTCAGATGCTTATTTAGTAGAAGCTGAAGAAGGTGTACCATACCGTCAAACACCGCAAGGGCAAACAGTAGGTGAAGGTTTAGCACCTGGACAAAATGGTTACAATAAAGATGCTGCTATCGCATATTGGGAATTAGCTATTGAAAAATTAGTTGCTGACGGCGTTTATGCTGAAGGCGATACAATCGAATTAGATTTCTATGTATTCTCTGGTTCTGAAGCACAAACATTACTTGGACAATACATTAAAGCTACTTTCGAATCTACATTCATCCATTATGGATTAGATGTTAATGTTGTTATTAACGTTGAACCTAAAGACTTCCCTGGTATTTATTATGAATACATGATGACTGGTAACTTTGACCTTTCAATCGGTGGTATTTCTGGTTCTACATTAGACGCTGCATCATTCTTAGATGTATTCGCTGATGACAACCGTGGTGGATTTACTCTTAACTGGGGTATTGACACTTCAACTGCTGAAATCCCTGTTAAATATGTAACTCATGACTATGACGCTAATGGTAATATCGTTGAATCTTATGCTCACTATGAAATGTGGTCATTCAATGCCATTACATCTATCTTAAATGGTCAAAAATATATTCAAGATGGTGAAGAAGCATTAGCTCCAAGTCCTGAGTTTACTGAAATTCTTCCTACAGAATTCACATTCAGAATTGACGAATTCAACAATACTGCTTACACTAACATTACTTACACAATTGAAGAATATGGACAAGATAGTGAAGAATATTACGTATACAATGGCTTAGAAGATATTCCTGCTACTTCAGATACAATTACAATCACTGGAACTCAAGCATATCCATATGATTATCAAATCATTATTAAATATGACTTAGCTTCTGGAGAAAATGAAGAACCATTCATGACTTCTACATGGCAATACTCAGGTAAGTTCGTAAGAACTGTTGAAACTACAGATACTACAGCTACAGTTACATTAGATGTTCGTGACAACGCTGCTAGAGAATTCTTAGCTGGATCAGTGCAATTATTCTTAGCTGCAGATGATACAGAAGTAACAACAGCTACAATTACTATTAATGCAAATGTTGTAACAATTACAGGCTTAACAGCTGAAACTGAATACTACATTACATTCGATACTAATGAAGGATTCACAGACGAATACGTATTGTACTACATGTATGCTGATGTAGTAACAACAGCTACACCTGCATAA
- a CDS encoding ABC transporter ATP-binding protein: MGRKDETPVLSVKNLKQHFTSGIGKNKLVVKAVDGVSFDIYKGEVFGLVGESGCGKTTTGRSIIKLYEPTDGEVYFLGNLISAGYKENKEAIKRAKQIAKDKIKTLKAELTEASDADKETLKIKTDELIKEVKAERDAAIEKEKAEIERKKKELDANYELMKKMQMIFQDPIASLNPRMTVKEIIAEGLRISGIKDPRVINDEVNKVLETVGLLPEHASRYPHEFSGGQRQRIGIARALIVNPEFIIADEPISALDVSIQAQVINLLNDLRERLGITIMFIAHDLSVIKYFSDRIGVMYYGNLVELADADELFLNPLHPYTKSLLSAVPQPDPRYEKTRKRIVYDPRMHDYVQSPPKLQEIKKDHWVLANDEEIAEYKKVLK; encoded by the coding sequence ATGGGTAGAAAAGATGAAACACCAGTATTAAGTGTTAAAAATCTTAAACAACATTTCACTTCTGGTATTGGAAAGAATAAATTGGTTGTTAAAGCAGTTGATGGCGTTAGTTTCGATATTTATAAGGGTGAAGTATTTGGTTTGGTTGGTGAGTCAGGGTGTGGAAAAACGACCACTGGCCGCTCAATCATTAAATTATATGAGCCAACTGACGGAGAAGTTTATTTCTTAGGGAATTTAATCTCTGCTGGTTATAAAGAAAACAAAGAAGCTATTAAGCGTGCTAAACAAATAGCCAAAGATAAAATTAAAACGTTAAAAGCTGAATTGACAGAAGCATCTGATGCTGATAAAGAAACTTTAAAGATTAAAACTGATGAGTTAATCAAAGAAGTTAAGGCTGAAAGAGATGCTGCTATTGAAAAAGAAAAAGCTGAAATTGAACGTAAGAAAAAAGAGTTAGATGCAAATTACGAGTTAATGAAAAAAATGCAAATGATTTTCCAAGATCCAATTGCATCATTAAATCCTCGTATGACAGTTAAAGAAATTATTGCTGAAGGATTAAGAATCTCTGGGATCAAAGATCCACGTGTAATTAATGACGAAGTGAATAAAGTTCTTGAAACTGTTGGTTTATTACCTGAACATGCTAGTCGTTACCCACATGAGTTCTCAGGTGGACAAAGACAACGTATCGGTATTGCGCGTGCCCTTATTGTTAACCCAGAATTCATCATTGCTGATGAACCGATTTCTGCGCTTGATGTTTCTATTCAAGCTCAGGTTATCAATTTATTAAATGACTTAAGAGAGCGTCTTGGCATTACTATTATGTTTATTGCTCATGACCTTTCAGTTATTAAATATTTTAGTGATCGTATTGGGGTTATGTATTATGGTAATTTGGTTGAGTTAGCGGATGCAGATGAGTTATTCTTAAATCCTTTACATCCATACACAAAATCATTGTTATCTGCTGTTCCACAGCCTGACCCAAGATATGAAAAAACTAGAAAAAGAATCGTATATGACCCAAGAATGCATGACTATGTTCAGTCTCCACCAAAACTTCAAGAAATCAAAAAAGACCATTGGGTCTTGGCGAACGATGAAGAAATTGCGGAGTATAAAAAAGTACTTAAATAA
- a CDS encoding ABC transporter permease: MADNEKNIKKVEQDFDKSQFQFVQKEDKIYDKKFQTKPIGYFKDAMIRFVRNKTNVVATTILALLILLSVVIPALDPKADPIQNDQIDSQISYLPPRIPLLDKLGIADGTASYEDNPASYANPYIDLDGFYIDAQGNFILDDQGNPIDAIMNEDGTYQFNPHPDILYLPTGEISEFIEKGTLTNYYVPCTDREVTCEGGFVQFSKQKTGTPVGAYTSVLTDGIDGEGNPTQTYQIQTLTGIWFPSEVKIELDITESHPLNENIIDKSAAFKVYFQIQQQNVPTSELAMVLVFDSSDETMYDSYDPETGLFTVDIANHPELTFGTQKYRVVIAYESNTLDSGVLDSFKISALSGGNPLGDQGPESNYLVYAEGFPLSQFRLATDILVTRNEVSTYMFEGNILRIDGQRLTAAYTVDAYARAFGPVYREGHPGSEFLAETQGCTLEDGTLFDPEVHKADVRFNDDCAIYQLIQRNDDDAVVVPGKGTFYTYNVYLNYRVYAGYDELPYYFFGTSAAGYDMFNLIWIGLKTSLLIGLFVSIINIAIGVVYGAISGYYGGQVDIIMQRFAEIVGRIPWLVTLSIFMAYFEAGFTSLILILIVSGWIGVSSVTRTQFYRYKGREYVLASRTLGAKDGRLIFRHILPNGIGTIITSSILLIPTVIFSEATLSYLGFGIGHGQKLTLFGIDKLTLSGVSIGVLLNDGRNKLQNYPHLTIFPAIIISILMITFNMFGNALRDAFNPALRGSE, encoded by the coding sequence ATGGCTGACAACGAAAAAAACATTAAAAAAGTTGAACAAGATTTTGACAAAAGTCAATTTCAGTTCGTCCAAAAAGAAGATAAAATTTATGATAAAAAGTTTCAAACTAAACCAATAGGTTATTTTAAAGATGCAATGATTCGTTTTGTTAGAAATAAAACAAATGTTGTTGCTACAACCATTTTGGCTTTATTGATTCTTTTATCTGTTGTAATACCTGCATTGGATCCAAAAGCTGATCCAATTCAAAACGATCAAATTGACTCACAAATATCATATTTGCCACCAAGAATTCCTTTATTAGACAAATTAGGAATTGCTGATGGTACAGCTTCATATGAAGACAATCCTGCATCATATGCTAATCCTTATATTGATTTAGATGGTTTTTACATTGATGCTCAAGGTAATTTTATTTTAGATGATCAAGGAAATCCTATTGACGCTATCATGAATGAGGATGGAACTTATCAATTTAATCCTCATCCTGACATCCTATATTTACCTACAGGTGAAATTTCTGAATTTATTGAAAAGGGTACATTAACTAATTATTATGTTCCTTGTACAGATAGAGAAGTTACTTGTGAAGGTGGATTTGTTCAGTTTTCAAAACAAAAAACTGGAACACCTGTTGGTGCTTACACTTCTGTCTTAACAGATGGTATTGATGGCGAAGGAAATCCAACTCAAACATATCAAATTCAAACTTTGACAGGAATTTGGTTCCCTAGTGAAGTTAAAATTGAATTAGACATTACTGAAAGTCATCCTTTAAACGAAAATATTATTGATAAAAGCGCTGCTTTCAAAGTTTATTTCCAAATTCAACAACAAAATGTTCCAACTAGTGAATTAGCAATGGTTTTAGTATTTGATTCATCTGACGAGACTATGTATGATTCTTATGATCCTGAAACTGGTTTATTTACAGTAGATATAGCGAATCATCCAGAATTAACTTTCGGTACTCAAAAATATCGTGTGGTTATTGCTTATGAATCAAACACTTTAGACTCTGGAGTTTTAGATTCATTTAAAATTTCTGCTTTATCAGGTGGAAATCCATTGGGTGATCAAGGTCCTGAATCTAATTACTTAGTATACGCTGAAGGATTCCCATTATCACAATTTAGGTTGGCAACAGATATTCTTGTTACTAGAAATGAAGTATCAACTTATATGTTTGAAGGTAATATTTTAAGAATAGACGGTCAAAGATTAACTGCTGCTTACACAGTAGATGCTTACGCTAGAGCCTTTGGTCCTGTTTATCGTGAAGGACATCCTGGTAGTGAATTCTTAGCTGAAACTCAAGGATGTACTTTAGAAGATGGTACTTTATTTGATCCTGAAGTTCATAAAGCAGATGTTAGATTTAATGATGACTGTGCAATTTATCAATTAATTCAACGTAATGATGATGATGCAGTTGTTGTTCCTGGTAAAGGTACATTCTATACATATAATGTTTATTTGAACTATAGAGTTTATGCTGGATATGATGAGTTACCATATTATTTCTTTGGAACAAGTGCAGCTGGTTATGATATGTTCAACCTTATTTGGATTGGATTAAAAACTTCATTATTAATTGGTTTATTTGTTTCAATTATTAATATTGCTATCGGTGTTGTTTATGGTGCGATTTCTGGTTACTATGGTGGCCAAGTAGATATTATTATGCAACGTTTTGCTGAAATCGTAGGTCGTATTCCATGGTTAGTAACTTTATCAATCTTTATGGCTTATTTCGAGGCAGGATTTACATCCTTAATTCTAATCTTGATTGTATCTGGTTGGATTGGTGTATCTTCAGTAACTCGTACTCAGTTCTATAGATATAAAGGCCGTGAATATGTATTAGCATCAAGAACTTTAGGGGCAAAAGATGGACGTTTGATCTTCAGACATATCTTACCTAATGGTATTGGTACTATTATTACTTCAAGTATTCTATTAATTCCGACTGTTATCTTTAGTGAAGCAACTTTATCTTACTTAGGATTTGGTATCGGACATGGTCAAAAACTTACTTTATTTGGTATTGATAAATTAACATTATCTGGTGTTTCTATTGGGGTTTTACTAAATGATGGACGTAATAAATTACAAAATTATCCTCATTTAACTATTTTCCCTGCGATTATCATTTCTATATTGATGATTACTTTCAATATGTTTGGTAACGCATTAAGAGATGCATTTAATCCAGCGTTGAGGGGGTCTGAATAA
- a CDS encoding S41 family peptidase, translating to MKKLLMFILAAFLFVGIVACDGEGTIDVTEEPTTVQVTEAPTEEPTQAPTEEPTTQVPTQEPTTEEPTTEEPTTEEPTTEEPTTEEPTTEEQTEDPNIAKVDSELAAINLTLADLIAGAKLPKASADWSVQFSWRTSNPYIITADGFVNNPPVGSDPALVTLTVRAQAGAYSASKEFEFTVEPYPEVEIAEKRLFDFVGTSTEYVVTDQTDVALYFTQGGELPYIDVETFFTMMEGAIEPELLTFTMEAEDIMKIEYTYEYFDDILQEDVVEVYSAHLNFTDNTLRVDNFDFFAGYVASTESNYGEGLNYVDVDYVDGQEVIIDLGFYNIDLVNYLDGETTVHLMPLHALNIIFMSDIYYQAYFNGDMIYGVDTFDLSSGNEETINLIHESSYNNKEMSVEVKLATYNSLALIMDYFYGLKPDKNYDTYYERLYASMKSIITGTDNNLYNKIFGFMYGMDDLHTSHVFYGYYDARTMSGISISDLGPETTAFYEGLWAVQDLLTAKFGGYTDDDLPEYSLINDDTVAVIHITGFTIDSPDAFKATLDALPETVEDVVIDLSYNTGGNIGAVMRIFGYMTEEQYNYHSQNPADGSAVTYYIESDYVAYDYNWYVLTSSVTFSAANMFASMAKELGIPVIGQQSSGGASSIGAFITPDGSAVMISTNNVLSTRIGNEIDGYQYVSVESGVPVDYFLSNVASDDQLINAINEHKAQTE from the coding sequence ATGAAAAAATTATTAATGTTTATTCTGGCAGCTTTCTTGTTTGTTGGTATTGTTGCTTGTGATGGTGAAGGTACTATTGATGTTACTGAAGAACCTACAACAGTTCAAGTGACTGAAGCACCAACAGAAGAACCAACTCAAGCGCCTACAGAAGAACCAACGACTCAAGTTCCTACTCAAGAACCAACAACAGAGGAACCAACAACAGAAGAACCAACAACAGAAGAACCAACAACAGAGGAACCAACAACAGAAGAACCGACAACAGAGGAGCAAACTGAGGATCCAAATATAGCTAAAGTCGACTCTGAATTGGCGGCTATAAATCTTACTTTAGCAGATTTGATTGCTGGAGCTAAATTACCGAAGGCTAGTGCAGACTGGTCAGTGCAATTTTCATGGCGTACAAGCAATCCTTATATTATAACAGCTGATGGTTTTGTAAATAACCCACCTGTAGGTTCAGATCCTGCACTTGTGACCTTAACTGTAAGAGCACAAGCTGGAGCTTATTCAGCTTCTAAGGAATTTGAATTTACTGTCGAGCCATATCCTGAAGTTGAAATTGCAGAAAAAAGACTGTTTGATTTTGTTGGTACATCAACAGAATATGTTGTAACAGATCAAACAGATGTAGCCTTATACTTTACTCAAGGGGGTGAACTACCTTATATTGATGTAGAAACATTCTTTACCATGATGGAAGGGGCAATTGAACCTGAGTTATTGACTTTCACTATGGAAGCTGAAGACATCATGAAGATCGAGTATACATATGAGTATTTTGATGATATCTTACAAGAAGATGTTGTTGAAGTGTATTCTGCACATCTTAATTTCACTGATAATACTTTAAGAGTAGATAATTTTGATTTCTTTGCTGGCTATGTTGCTTCAACTGAATCAAATTATGGTGAAGGTTTAAATTATGTGGATGTAGATTATGTAGATGGACAAGAAGTCATTATTGATTTAGGATTCTATAATATAGATCTAGTAAATTATCTCGATGGAGAAACTACAGTTCATTTAATGCCATTGCATGCTTTAAATATTATCTTTATGAGTGATATTTATTATCAAGCTTATTTCAATGGTGACATGATTTATGGTGTTGATACTTTTGATTTAAGTTCAGGTAATGAAGAAACTATTAATTTAATCCACGAAAGTTCATATAATAATAAAGAAATGTCTGTTGAAGTTAAATTGGCAACTTATAATTCTTTAGCATTAATTATGGATTACTTCTATGGATTGAAACCTGATAAGAATTATGATACATATTATGAAAGATTATATGCATCTATGAAGTCAATTATTACTGGTACCGATAACAACTTATACAATAAAATATTCGGTTTCATGTATGGTATGGATGACTTACATACATCACATGTATTTTATGGGTATTATGATGCGAGAACTATGTCGGGAATATCAATAAGTGATTTAGGGCCAGAAACAACAGCTTTCTATGAAGGTTTATGGGCTGTCCAAGATTTATTAACAGCTAAATTTGGTGGATATACTGACGATGATTTGCCAGAATACAGTTTAATAAATGATGATACTGTTGCGGTCATCCATATCACTGGATTTACTATCGATAGTCCTGATGCCTTTAAAGCTACTTTAGATGCTTTGCCTGAAACAGTTGAAGATGTAGTTATTGATTTGTCATATAATACTGGTGGTAACATTGGTGCTGTAATGAGAATCTTTGGTTATATGACAGAGGAACAATATAATTATCATTCGCAAAATCCAGCAGATGGATCAGCTGTGACATATTATATAGAAAGTGATTATGTAGCATACGATTATAATTGGTATGTCTTAACTTCTTCAGTAACCTTTAGTGCAGCCAATATGTTTGCATCAATGGCAAAAGAGTTAGGAATACCTGTGATTGGACAACAATCAAGTGGTGGAGCGTCAAGTATTGGTGCATTTATCACTCCAGATGGATCAGCAGTCATGATTTCTACCAATAATGTTTTAAGTACTAGAATAGGAAACGAAATTGATGGTTATCAATATGTATCTGTTGAATCGGGTGTTCCAGTTGATTATTTCTTAAGTAACGTTGCAAGTGATGATCAATTGATCAACGCAATTAACGAACATAAAGCTCAAACCGAGTAA
- a CDS encoding class I SAM-dependent methyltransferase produces MKELKSYLSQYENPRILDIGTGKGDFIAMIDYVYQDYSEIIGIDIVDYLLEMDESAFENNPKIKWMDLDVLETTFPKNSFDIISLSNTLHHIKDIKSMFNQMVEMLKPGGIIILSELISSNDLSEKQISHQLLHSFAAKIDHELNKVHSQIFSKENVMQAIEMYSPLPVDAIWELETKSFDEEITLEDLYRLVDGLLKNVKDSPKFEQYKEEAIAIKDYLQENGFSYATTICVVLKKQ; encoded by the coding sequence ATGAAAGAATTAAAATCTTATTTAAGTCAATATGAAAATCCTAGGATATTAGATATAGGAACTGGCAAGGGTGATTTTATTGCTATGATTGATTATGTCTACCAAGATTATTCGGAAATAATCGGCATTGATATTGTCGATTATCTTTTAGAAATGGACGAAAGTGCATTCGAAAACAATCCGAAAATCAAATGGATGGATTTAGATGTTTTAGAAACTACTTTTCCAAAAAACAGTTTTGATATCATATCTTTATCAAACACTTTACATCATATTAAAGATATCAAATCAATGTTTAATCAAATGGTAGAGATGTTAAAACCAGGTGGCATTATAATTCTTAGTGAATTAATATCTTCTAATGATTTATCAGAAAAGCAAATATCTCATCAGTTATTGCATTCATTTGCAGCGAAAATAGATCACGAGTTGAATAAAGTACATTCGCAAATTTTTTCAAAAGAAAATGTTATGCAAGCCATTGAAATGTATTCCCCGTTGCCTGTAGACGCTATATGGGAATTGGAAACAAAATCCTTTGATGAAGAAATTACATTAGAAGATTTATACAGACTTGTGGATGGTTTATTGAAGAATGTGAAAGACAGTCCTAAATTTGAACAATATAAAGAAGAAGCAATAGCAATTAAAGATTATTTACAAGAAAATGGTTTTAGTTATGCAACAACCATATGTGTTGTCTTAAAAAAGCAATAA